One window from the genome of Nitrospira sp. SG-bin1 encodes:
- a CDS encoding S-methyl-5-thioribose-1-phosphate isomerase, with product MVPTVEWKDGAVRLLDQSRLPQTIEFLDCRDYQAVADAIRTLKVRGAPAIGVTAAMGVALGAQAIDIADRTLFTQAVLKICDELASTRPTAVNLFWAIERMKRKLETLRDCPISLLKKSLIEESQSILEEDIALCKTMGRHGAELIKDGQTVLTHCNAGSLATAGYGTALGVIRSAWEQGKKINVIADETRPVLQGSRLTAWELMQDHIPVTLITDSMAGALMRQGKIHLCVVGADRIAANGDVANKIGTYSVAVLAKAHNIPFYVAAPYSTIDLQTKSGADIPIEQRNPLEVTSIHGSHPVAPKDVAVYNPAFDVTPAELITGIITERGVFKPQELRQRFVV from the coding sequence ATGGTCCCGACCGTTGAATGGAAAGACGGCGCCGTTCGCTTACTCGATCAGAGCCGGCTCCCGCAAACGATTGAATTTCTCGACTGTCGTGACTATCAGGCAGTGGCTGATGCGATCCGCACCTTGAAGGTCCGTGGCGCGCCGGCGATCGGTGTGACGGCGGCAATGGGTGTGGCCTTGGGGGCTCAAGCGATCGACATCGCAGACCGTACACTTTTCACGCAAGCGGTCCTCAAGATTTGTGACGAGCTGGCCTCGACTCGGCCAACAGCCGTCAATCTCTTTTGGGCCATTGAGCGGATGAAGCGGAAGCTGGAAACACTACGCGATTGTCCGATCTCCTTGCTCAAGAAATCGCTTATTGAGGAATCTCAATCGATACTTGAAGAAGATATTGCGCTCTGTAAAACCATGGGACGCCATGGAGCGGAGCTGATCAAGGATGGGCAGACCGTCTTAACGCATTGCAATGCCGGCTCTCTTGCGACGGCAGGATATGGAACTGCTCTGGGAGTGATCAGATCTGCTTGGGAACAAGGTAAGAAAATCAATGTGATCGCAGATGAAACTCGTCCCGTGCTTCAAGGTTCTAGACTCACGGCCTGGGAGCTCATGCAAGATCACATTCCCGTCACGTTGATCACTGACAGCATGGCCGGCGCACTCATGCGGCAGGGGAAGATTCATCTCTGTGTCGTCGGCGCCGATCGAATTGCAGCAAACGGCGATGTGGCCAATAAGATCGGCACCTATTCCGTGGCGGTCTTGGCGAAAGCCCACAACATTCCCTTCTATGTGGCAGCTCCCTATTCGACCATCGATCTCCAAACGAAATCGGGTGCCGATATTCCCATTGAACAGCGAAATCCTCTCGAAGTGACCAGCATCCACGGCAGCCACCCGGTCGCACCGAAAGATGTGGCCGTCTACAATCCCGCCTTTGACGTGACCCCAGCCGAACTCATTACCGGCATCATTACTGAACGAGGGGTCTTCAAACCTCAAGAGCTTCGTCAACGTTTTGTTGTCTGA